One Pochonia chlamydosporia 170 chromosome 5, whole genome shotgun sequence DNA segment encodes these proteins:
- a CDS encoding cytochrome P450 (similar to Cordyceps militaris CM01 XP_006672580.1): protein MEAFPLSYTTILVVVALSYLIYSTSISISHKLRARRLGCKPAYARPGWLFLGIGALRRSIIAAKEQVLQNDEVAVYEELGCRPTWVQNILGGWYHFTADPDNIKAILATQFKDFELGPFRFNLLGPLLGHGIFTTDGQEWQHHRALLRPQFTRSQISNLSLEETHVQHLLNRLSAGSDSWTAEVDLAPLFFNLTLDSATEFLFGQSVESQVTYGTNLDSSNPDKPLKRGSGETDWSSFGRAFDRANATIAIQGQLMDLYFLYSPKSLTKDCQEVHRLADYFVQKALKEDPETSDKDGESSGHGYVFLRELAKTTRDPYMLRSQLLNILLAGRDTTAGLLGWTFYRLARHPDYFAKLHTVIVETFGKFSSNTSSITFESLKSCHHLQHLLSEVLRLHPVVPENSRRAVRNTTLPRGGGEDGLSPIYIRKGEEVIYNVHVMHHRKDIWGEDADEFRPERWTSLKHGWEYLPFNGGPRICIGQQFALTEAGYVVARMLQKYDKIENLDPDPVIRHQYTQTTAPARALVRLHEASHE from the coding sequence ATGGAAGCCTTCCCATTGTCATACACCACAATTCTCGTTGTTGTGGCTCTCTCATACCTTATATATTCCACATCAATCAGCATTTCTCATAAGCTTCGCGCACGACGCCTGGGCTGCAAACCAGCATACGCGCGGCCCGGCTGGCTGTTCCTTGGTATTGGTGCCCTGAGACGCTCTATTATCGCGGCAAAAGAGCAAGTACTTCAAAATGATGAGGTTGCCGTGTATGAAGAGCTGGGCTGTCGTCCGACATGGGTCCAAAATATCTTGGGAGGATGGTATCACTTTACAGCAGACCCAGATAACATCAAGGCTATACTAGCAACGCAGTTCAAAGACTTCGAACTGGGACCGTTTCGATTTAACCTGCTGGGCCCGCTGCTCGGCCACGGTATATTCACGACCGATGGCCAAGAGTGGCAGCATCATCGAGCTCTTCTACGCCCGCAATTCACTCGAAGCCAAATCTCAAACCTATCGCTCGAAGAAACTCATGTCCAGCATCTACTGAATCGACTGAGTGCTGGGTCAGATTCATGGACAGCTGAGGTGGACTTGGCGCCACTGTTCTTCAATCTCACTCTGGACTCAGCCACCGAGTTTCTCTTTGGACAAAGCGTCGAGTCACAAGTCACTTATGGCACAAATTTGGACAGTTCTAACCCCGATAAGCCTTTAAAACGTGGCAGTGGAGAGACAGACTGGTCCTCCTTTGGTCGAGCATTCGACAGAGCCAACGCAACCATTGCAATTCAAGGCCAACTAATGGACCTCTACTTCCTGTATTCTCCCAAGTCTCTCACAAAAGACTGCCAGGAGGTTCACCGACTGGCGGACTATTTCGTCCAGAAAGCTCTCAAAGAAGACCCAGAGACTTCAGATAAGGACGGTGAATCCAGTGGACATGGTTATGTCTTCCTACGCGAGCtcgccaaaaccaccagagACCCATACATGCTCCGAAGTCAACTACTCAACATCCTACTCGCAGGTCGGGACACAACCGCCGGTCTCTTGGGCTGGACTTTCTACCGGCTCGCCAGACACCCCGACTACTTTGCAAAGCTGCACACTGTCATTGTCGAAACATTTGGGAAATTTTCATCGAACACAAGCTCCATCACTTTTGAGTCTCTCAAGTCATGCCACCACCTACAGCACCTCTTATCCGAAGTTTTGCGCCTGCACCCCGTCGTTCCAGAGAACAGTCGACGAGCTGTGAGAAACACGACGCTGCCTCGGGGCGGTGGTGAAGACGGCCTGTCTCCAATTTACATTCGCAAAGGTGAGGAGGTCATTTACAATGTACATGTTATGCATCACCGGAAGGATATCTGGGGCGAGGACGCTGACGAGTTTCGACCTGAACGCTGGACAAGTCTCAAGCATGGCTGGGAGTATTTACCGTTTAATGGTGGGCCTCGTATTTGTATTGGGCAGCAGTTTGCGTTGACGGAGGCGGGATATGTTGTTGCACGGATGCTGCAAAAGTATGACAAGATTGAGAACCTTGACCCAGATCCGGTTATTCGGCATCAGTATACGCAGACTACGGCGCCGGCCAGGGCTTTGGTTAGGTTGCATGAGGCTTCTCATGAGTAG
- a CDS encoding hydrolase (similar to Metarhizium robertsii ARSEF 23 XP_007823151.1) — MNPNPEQILALQDGSKLCYQTFGSPDAMPILFLSGGGQSMLSWHEAFLAKICQEGTTPFYFIRYDIRDTGRSTHFALLPEDRRTYFLNDLCNDALALLDHLKVQSANMIGFSLGGGIAWSIAVNHPERVRSLTLISSSPVGPGPGPEDNIQGLDPELLKRIAAAPTPTNWHNREQAVKFLTYFESQMASEPLSVEEERESAERAGLAFDRAEIDGGAVNSFFNQQAAAWTRWPREDLNKVKCPTVVIHGRKDKNVPLRHGEVLREEIAGAKLVVIDRMGHDLPRRTWDEVVKTILGVVV, encoded by the coding sequence atgaatCCAAACCCAGAACAAATCTTGGCCCTCCAAGACGGCTCCAAACTCTGTTACCAGACCTTTGGATCACCCGACGCAATGCCAATTCTCTTCCTATCAGGAGGCGGCCAGTCAATGCTCTCATGGCACGAGGCTTTCCTCGCCAAAATTTGCCAAGAAGGGACGACGCCATTCTACTTCATCCGCTATGACATTCGCGATACAGGAAGGTCTACGCATTTCGCTCTATTGCCCGAGGATCGACGAACCTACTTCCTCAACGACCTGTGCAACGACGCCCTCGCTCTTTTAGACCACTTAAAGGTACAGTCCGCAAACATGATCGGCTTCAGTCTCGGCGGAGGAATCGCCTGGTCTATCGCAGTCAACCACCCAGAGCGAGTGAGAAGCCTCACACTCATCAGCTCCAGCCCTGTTGGTCCGGGACCTGGCCCAGAGGATAACATCCAAGGTCTGGACCCCGAGCTACTCAAACGAATTGCGGCAGCGCCTACACCTACCAATTGGCACAACCGAGAGCAAGCAGTCAAGTTTCTTACATATTTCGAGAGTCAGATGGCTTCTGAGCCGCTATCTGTGGAGGAAGAACGGGAGAGTGCAGAGCGCGCCGGCTTGGCGTTTGATCGTGCTGAAATAGATGGAGGAGCGGTGAATAGCTTTTTCAACCAGCAGGCCGCGGCGTGGACGAGGTGGCCGAGAGAAGACTTGAACAAGGTCAAATGCCCTACTGTTGTGATTCACGGACGGAAAGATAAAAATGTACCGCTGCGGCATGGTGAGGTGTTACGTGAGGAGATTGCTGGTGcgaagttggtggtgattgATAGAATGGGACATGATTTGCCCAGACGGACATGGGATGAGGTTGTGAAGACTATTCTTGGCGTTGTTGTTTAA
- a CDS encoding fungal specific transcription factor (similar to Beauveria bassiana ARSEF 2860 XP_008602342.1): protein MSALLKNRARLVCVQCHGRKIKCDLEESLDNTCAYCRRHKVSCIRREGVRKRSQQPERHVPHRSRTSSPIINSRPDISYALSEAAPNRLGDKDINSAYFAEHSVLQDADYEDESGKPSTALPPTEMSGSITTDVKVKILRATDAHKLPKPALRQALFDAFFANLSYTFPIIDRAEVESPRASVLLQQAVCMAGSLMRHPNLPDSFPRTRALYEKVKVLICVNFEPNMMVVLKVLCLLTLWSPIPSHIVSLDGPWHATGSALRLAVQMGMHKNSTYASKADRACRRRLWWLLNSSDCIQALIYGRPPVLKTEDFDVSLLTEDDFEEPNLQARYFIADTAMASIMGELALKISRNASSPQEKAQISESLSLWIAQLHPDLRLYDAAGYRTTYHYPVTELHIEYFGTVILSQAMSRQFAKQWPCSTACLLASTCIASLYEEILYREQVALLTTMHAFWCLTAAIPLLYYKPETASMESQRKESLEILCSVVEQLQPRFGVARTVSHKIQRLQCERRDLLSQQAMEQDKNQPQGNNFRQDEEIWQLNAFFPQLRAWSTSKDAVVHNPILEGVAQNHALQEAQGVEPLVQWISEGPLSVFDALGASSFMDTLFDDNYQGDEVGFALGQV, encoded by the exons ATGAGCGCACTACTAAAGAACCGCGCTCGACTGGTGTGCGTTCAGTGCCACGGACGCAAG ATCAAGTGTGACTTGGAAGAGAGCCTCGATAACACATGTGCATACTGCCGAAGACACAAAGTCTCCTGCAT TCGCCGTGAAGGCGTCCGAAAAcgaagccagcagcctgAGCGGCATGTGCCACATCGGTCCAGGACATCGTCGCCTATTATCAATTCGCGGCCTGATATCTCCTATGCTTTATCAGAAGCCGCTCCAAATAGACTGGGAGATAAGGATATCAACTCGGCATACTTTGCTGAGCACTCTGTTCTCCAGGATGCTGATTACGAGGATGAGTCGGGCAAGCCATCAACTGCCTTGCCACCGACTGAAATGTCCGGGAGTATCACGACTGATGTGAAAGTCAAGATTCTCAGAGCAACCGATGCCCACAAGCTTCCTAAGCCCGCTTTGCGACAAGCCTTATTTGATGCTTTTTTCGCCAATCTTAGCTACACCTTCCCCATCATCGATCGGGCTGAGGTAGAGTCGCCACGCGCTTCCGTGTTGCTCCAGCAAGCCGTCTGTATGGCAGGGAGTCTGATGCGCCATCCCAATCTCCCAGACAGTTTTCCCAGGACGCGCGCTTTATATGAGAAGGTAAAAGTTCTAATTTGCGTGAATTTTGAACCCAACATGATGGTGGTTCTCAAAGTCCTGTGCCTATTAACTCTTTGGAGTCCAATCCCATCTCACATTGTAAGCTTGGATGGACCATGGCACGCGACTGGTAGTGCCCTGCGTCTCGCTGTGCAGATGGGCATGCATAAAAACTCTACGTATGCGAGTAAGGCGGATCGAGCGTGTCGGCGAAGACTTTGGTGGCTTCTCAAT TCGAGTGATTGTATTCAGGCTCTTATTTACGGTCGACCACCCGTATTAAAAACAGAAGACTTTGATGTCTCACTTCTCACGGAAGACGACTTCGAGGAGCCCAACCTACAGGCCAGGTACTTCATTGCAGATACGGCCATGGCCAGTATCATGGGGGAACTCGCCCTCAAAATATCAAGGAATGCGTCTTCTCCACAGGAAAAGGCTCAAATTTCCGAGTCACTTTCCCTTTGGATAGCACAGTTACACCCAGATTTACGTCTCTACGATGCCGCCGGCTACAGAACCACATATCATTACCCCGTCACGGAGCTGCACATCGAATATTTCGGCACAGTCATTCTCTCGCAAGCAATGTCACGCCAGTTTGCAAAACAGTGGCCCTGCTCAACCGCCTGTCTACtagcatcaacatgcatAGCAAGCTTATATGAGGAAATTCTCTACAGGGAGCAAGTAGCTCTGCTTACCACCATGCACGCCTTCTGGTGTCTGACAGCGGCCATACCTCTTCTCTACTACAAGCCGGAGACGGCGTCAATGGAATCCCAGCGCAAGGAGAGCCTTGAAATTTTGTGCTCTGTTGTCGaacagctgcagccaaggTTCGGGGTCGCCAGGACAGTGAGCCACAAGATCCAGCGACTTCAATGTGAGCGAAGAGACTTGCTCTCGCAGCAAGCTATGGAGCAAGATAAGAATCAACCACAGGGGAATAACTTccgacaagatgaagagatATGGCAGTTGAATGCGTTCTTTCCGCAGTTGAGAGCTTGGTCAACGTCCAAGGATGCGGTGGTACATAATCCGATTTTGGAGGGAGTTGCGCAAAACCATGCTCTTCAGGAGGCCCAAGGGGTTGAACCTCTTGTTCAGTGGATTTCCGAGGGGCCTCTATCGGTTTTTGATGCGCTTGGAGCATCTTCATTCATGGATACCTTGTTTGATGATAATTACCAGGGAGATGAGGTGGGCTTTGCCCTGGGTCAGGTCTGA
- a CDS encoding nuclear pore complex component (similar to Metarhizium robertsii ARSEF 23 XP_007825603.2), translated as MSTPVQSTPTKAAVAPVVDSPGTWRHPRLNEITRRQNATNFSEKNIRQIAYNVVALLALWSLRLLAKMKINPQIVSSTFRTYLSWAWFVFQVIPFIQIGVACLPLIRAKDDLADIPLTAAQRKLLGLSPSSAPPTPDAKFSTPPRYSRTPSIAGSVGSRGSYASSPLSGRGSPLIPGTFGASGSQYSPVGSPILQKSISGLGNGRRSSFGSTSPFAQSTSANLFSEPGSPSPSGGKRTSVGLNSKWLYEKGRRSSGNAWLH; from the exons ATGTCAACTCCCGTTCAGTCGACGCCTACCAAGGCAGCCGTTGCGCCTGTTGTCGACAGTCCTGGTACTTGGCGACATCCTCGATTGAATGAAATCACCCGGAGGCAGAACGCGACGAACTTTTCGGAGAAGAACATTAGGCAAATAGCCTATAATGTAGTTGCATTGTTGGCCCTCTGGTCTCTCCGTTTACTCGCAAAAATGAAGATCAACCCCCAAAT CGTATCAAGCACTTTCCGAACATACTTGAGCTGGGCTTGGTTTGTTTTCCAGGTCATTCCGTTTATTCAGATTGGCGTGGCCTGTCTGCCCCTTATCCGTGCGAAAGACGACCTCGCCGATATACCATTGACCGCCGCCCAGCGAAAGCTTTTGGGCCTGTCGCCATCGTCGGCTCCCCCGACTCCAGATGCGAAATTCAGCACGCCCCCACGATATTCGCGGACACCTTCGATTGCGGGATCTGTTGGAAGCAGGGGTAGTTATGCCAGCTCACCACTGTCCGGACGAGGGAGCCCACTCATCCCAGGCACATTTGGAGCCTCTGGTTCGCAATACTCCCCAGTTGGTAGCCCTATTTTGCAAAAGAGCATCAGTGGACTGGGGAACGGCCGCCGATCATCTTTTGGGTCAACCAGTCCCTTTGCCCAGAGCACGTCTGCCAACTTGTTCTCTGAGCCTGGTTCTCCGAGTCCATCTGGAGGGAAACGTACAAGCGTTGGCCTAAATAGCAAGTGGCTTTACGAGAAGGGACGACGATCCTCCGGCAACGCTTGGCTGCATTAG